In a single window of the Terrirubrum flagellatum genome:
- a CDS encoding xanthine dehydrogenase family protein subunit M, translating into MNNFDYVRPVSVADAIAAAAKPGAAYLAAGTNLIDLMKGRISQPERLVDISHLPGLDRVERLSDGSVRIGAGVRNADLAHDAEFARAFPAVAEALLSGASAQLRNAATVGGNLLQRTRCPYFYDVASACNKREPGSGCDARGGENRLHAVLGWSPSCIATHPSDFCVPLVALDAVVEIEGAKGRREISIDDLHRLPGDAPERESALETGDLIVAVRLPAEAARFAAHARYLKLRERTSYAFAVVSAAAALRIEGGVIREARVALGGVAAKPWRAREAEAVLAGAKAGDQAFRAAAEAALANAKPSGDNAFKIELARGIVVRALTLAMAGTPARIPALPGSPFSNAGVRS; encoded by the coding sequence GTGAATAATTTCGACTATGTCAGGCCGGTCAGCGTCGCCGACGCGATCGCGGCCGCAGCAAAGCCGGGCGCGGCGTATCTCGCCGCCGGCACCAACCTCATCGATCTGATGAAGGGCAGGATCAGCCAGCCCGAACGTCTCGTCGATATCTCACATCTGCCGGGGCTCGATCGCGTCGAGCGTCTTTCCGATGGAAGCGTGCGCATCGGCGCTGGCGTTCGCAACGCCGATCTCGCCCATGATGCGGAATTCGCGCGCGCTTTTCCCGCTGTCGCAGAGGCGCTTCTGTCAGGCGCGTCGGCGCAGTTGCGCAACGCCGCGACCGTTGGCGGCAATCTGCTGCAGCGGACGCGTTGTCCCTATTTCTATGACGTCGCCAGCGCCTGCAACAAGCGCGAGCCGGGTTCCGGCTGCGACGCGCGCGGCGGCGAAAACCGCCTGCATGCTGTGCTTGGCTGGAGCCCATCCTGCATCGCCACGCATCCCTCTGATTTCTGCGTTCCGCTGGTCGCGCTTGACGCCGTGGTCGAGATCGAAGGCGCGAAGGGCCGCCGCGAGATTTCGATCGACGATCTCCATCGCCTTCCCGGCGATGCGCCCGAGCGGGAAAGCGCGCTCGAAACAGGCGATCTGATCGTCGCGGTGCGCCTGCCGGCGGAAGCTGCACGCTTCGCCGCCCATGCGCGCTATCTCAAATTGCGCGAGCGCACCTCTTACGCCTTCGCCGTCGTGTCTGCGGCGGCCGCGCTTCGGATCGAAGGCGGCGTCATCCGAGAGGCGCGCGTGGCGCTCGGCGGCGTCGCTGCGAAGCCGTGGCGGGCGCGCGAGGCGGAGGCCGTGCTTGCGGGCGCCAAGGCGGGAGATCAGGCTTTTCGAGCCGCGGCTGAAGCTGCGCTCGCCAACGCCAAACCGTCAGGCGACAACGCCTTCAAGATCGAACTGGCGCGCGGCATCGTCGTTCGCGCGCTCACGCTCGCCATGGCGGGAACGCCGGCGCGCATTCCCGCTTTGCCGGGTTCACCCTTCTCGAATGCAGGCGTCCGTTCATGA
- a CDS encoding xanthine dehydrogenase family protein molybdopterin-binding subunit produces the protein MTVENLSRDPAHRRHGSNIGQPLTRRDGVLKVTGAARYAADNHPPGMLYAVMAVSSVARGRVTSLDVDAAKKHPGVVNVMTPANKPALAMDPDAKTNPFMFRLDLLQNDRVRYVNQPIAVVIAKTLEAATEGAALLSPRYETEPARADLDANESFVPKAVGVGNPAEVEHGDVDAGLASADHRIDATYETPMQYHNAMEPHAIVAAWDGDKLSIDTPSQGLAMAQGRLAGLFGISPENIHIRSPFLGGGFGSKGLIAGPQILGVMAARMAGRPVKLVMRREQMYGPVGHRAPTRQRLRIGVAKDGALTALSHRARTSSSTFDDFFEPAADASHTLYASPAIATSHEAVRLDIGTPLFMRAPGEATGSIALESAIDEAAWACGMDPLAFRLKNYAEVEPISGKPFSSKALRECYAQGAERFGWSKRPLQPRQMRDEAGFLVGWGMGTATFPALMFQAQARAVVRNDGRGVMECGAHDMGQGAWTALAQIAADGLGLDLDEVEFRAGSSDLPDAGIAGGSAHTATAGMAIHNAGADVIAKLAALATEDQRSPLFGAGNAGVIARNGRLHRRDDESRSESYADILNRAGLAEIEGRGGSAADPAAQANYAMHAHGAVFAEVKVDPDLGQVRATRVVGAFAAGRVINPRLVRSQYYGGMIWGVSFALHEHAILDRRSGRIMNANLADYHVPVNADIPSLDAVLIDEIDPHVNALGVKGVGEIGITGTAGAIANAVWHATGVRPRRFPIMIEDIAA, from the coding sequence ATGACCGTTGAGAATCTCTCGCGAGACCCCGCGCATAGGCGGCACGGGTCGAATATCGGCCAGCCGCTGACGCGCCGCGACGGCGTGCTGAAAGTGACGGGCGCCGCGCGTTACGCCGCGGACAATCATCCGCCCGGCATGCTCTACGCCGTCATGGCGGTCAGCAGCGTCGCGCGCGGGCGCGTGACCTCTCTCGATGTCGACGCCGCGAAGAAACATCCCGGCGTCGTGAACGTCATGACTCCGGCGAACAAGCCTGCGCTCGCCATGGATCCGGACGCGAAGACGAATCCCTTCATGTTCCGGCTCGATCTCCTGCAGAACGACAGGGTGCGCTACGTCAATCAGCCTATCGCTGTCGTGATCGCGAAGACGCTGGAGGCTGCGACGGAAGGCGCGGCGCTGTTGTCGCCGCGTTACGAGACCGAGCCCGCCCGCGCCGATCTCGACGCCAATGAAAGCTTCGTTCCCAAGGCCGTCGGCGTCGGTAATCCGGCGGAAGTCGAACATGGCGACGTTGACGCTGGTCTCGCGTCTGCGGATCATCGCATCGACGCGACCTATGAAACGCCGATGCAATATCACAACGCCATGGAGCCGCATGCGATCGTCGCGGCGTGGGATGGCGATAAACTGTCGATCGACACGCCGAGCCAGGGCCTCGCCATGGCGCAGGGGCGGCTCGCGGGCCTCTTTGGCATTTCGCCGGAGAATATCCATATTCGCAGCCCGTTTCTCGGCGGCGGCTTCGGCTCGAAGGGCTTGATCGCGGGGCCGCAGATTCTCGGCGTCATGGCCGCGCGCATGGCCGGTAGGCCGGTGAAGCTCGTGATGCGTCGCGAGCAGATGTATGGTCCGGTGGGGCATCGCGCGCCGACGCGGCAGCGGTTGCGCATCGGCGTTGCGAAAGACGGCGCGCTGACGGCGCTTTCTCATCGCGCCAGGACCTCGTCGAGCACGTTCGATGATTTCTTCGAGCCCGCCGCCGACGCCTCCCACACGCTCTATGCAAGCCCCGCGATTGCGACCTCTCATGAAGCGGTGCGTCTCGATATCGGCACGCCGTTGTTCATGCGCGCGCCTGGCGAAGCGACGGGATCGATCGCGCTGGAAAGCGCCATTGATGAAGCCGCATGGGCGTGCGGCATGGACCCGCTCGCATTTCGCCTGAAGAACTACGCCGAGGTCGAGCCGATCTCCGGCAAGCCCTTCTCCTCGAAAGCGCTGCGCGAATGCTATGCGCAAGGCGCCGAACGCTTCGGCTGGTCGAAGCGGCCGCTGCAGCCACGACAGATGCGCGACGAGGCAGGCTTCCTCGTTGGATGGGGCATGGGCACCGCGACATTCCCCGCGCTGATGTTCCAGGCGCAGGCGCGGGCGGTAGTCCGCAATGACGGGCGCGGAGTGATGGAGTGCGGCGCCCATGACATGGGGCAGGGCGCGTGGACGGCGCTGGCGCAAATCGCAGCCGATGGGCTGGGGCTTGATCTCGATGAGGTCGAGTTCAGGGCAGGAAGCTCTGATCTGCCGGACGCCGGAATCGCCGGCGGCTCCGCCCACACCGCGACCGCGGGCATGGCGATCCACAATGCCGGCGCCGACGTGATCGCCAAACTCGCTGCGCTCGCGACCGAAGATCAACGTTCGCCGCTTTTCGGCGCCGGCAACGCCGGCGTGATCGCGCGCAATGGCCGGTTGCATCGTCGCGATGATGAAAGCCGGAGCGAATCCTACGCCGATATTCTCAATCGCGCCGGGCTTGCCGAGATCGAGGGCCGCGGCGGCAGCGCCGCCGATCCCGCGGCGCAGGCGAATTACGCGATGCATGCTCATGGCGCCGTTTTCGCCGAGGTGAAGGTCGATCCCGATCTCGGTCAGGTTCGCGCCACGCGCGTCGTCGGCGCCTTCGCGGCGGGGCGCGTGATCAATCCGCGACTGGTGCGCAGCCAGTATTATGGCGGCATGATCTGGGGCGTTTCATTTGCGCTCCATGAGCATGCGATTCTCGATCGCCGCTCGGGCCGCATCATGAACGCCAATCTCGCCGACTATCATGTGCCTGTGAACGCCGACATTCCTTCGCTCGACGCCGTGCTGATCGACGAGATCGATCCGCATGTGAACGCGCTTGGCGTCAAGGGCGTCGGCGAGATCGGCATCACCGGCACCGCGGGCGCGATCGCCAATGCGGTCTGGCACGCGACGGGCGTCAGGCCGCGACGGTTTCCGATCATGATCGAGGATATCGCGGCCTAG
- a CDS encoding matrixin family metalloprotease, translated as MAGFVLEGPTWNHLALTYSFATANYSNQYGTFSHSIGDSFFQNEVRQAFARWDSASPINFVEVADASTVDIRVGFGVFDGGFGTLAQTGYFSSGGSFQSGVVIRFDEGESYSATSTDYVLSNGVTLFSVALHEIGHALGLDHYDAEPAIMHTYASASITDLQQSDFDGIHYLYGFPAIPSDLTPNNFSLPFSTLYSGLTISLNVSVSNATSGNAGGFNAGVFFSSDSVVNTSDFYANPIAFPNGVAGNGTNGVTVSVSVPAGFANGTRYIGLITDVDNVVGESNESNNVVSNAFTYVSLMTEGSDTVTLPLTGVWNAYGGDDNVTGTSGNDTIRGDGGNDMLKGGAGGDTLDGGAGLDTAAYDNPGAGGALVVDLANPGANNGDAYGDTYISIENVVGAPNWQNVIRGDSGGNELGGGSDNDQFEGRGGGDTFWGSLGVDTVWYANPTSGGALVVDFLNPSANTQDAAGDFFNSIENIRGAAKWQNVLRGDNGNNELYGGSDNDHFEGRGGGDFFSGGLGVDTVWYSNPTSGGQLVVDLGNPSVNTQQAAGDVFNSIENIRGAANWQNVLRGDGGNNELYGGSGDDHFEGRGGGDFIFGGSGIDTVWYNVPVSGGPLIIDLAYSNQNTGEAAGDTYVGIENVVGSSGWDRIRGDGANNVLNGQGGGDELTGRGGADFMNGGAGNDLFIYEFVTDGGGSGDGIGDFVRGQDRIAISASNFGGGLVGGAGLASSQLLVVSSLAATPGHAAAFIFETSTSHLYWDGIGAAGGASSALALATINGVNTFGTSDFLLF; from the coding sequence ATGGCCGGTTTTGTTTTGGAAGGACCCACTTGGAACCATTTGGCGTTAACTTATAGCTTTGCGACGGCCAATTATTCCAATCAGTACGGCACTTTCTCTCATAGTATTGGGGATTCATTTTTTCAGAACGAAGTGCGGCAGGCTTTCGCGCGCTGGGACTCAGCTTCTCCTATCAATTTCGTCGAAGTCGCTGATGCATCGACGGTCGATATCCGAGTCGGGTTTGGGGTTTTCGATGGCGGCTTCGGGACGCTTGCGCAAACAGGTTATTTCAGCAGCGGCGGATCATTCCAGTCCGGCGTGGTGATCAGGTTCGACGAAGGCGAGTCCTATAGCGCGACATCGACAGACTATGTGTTGTCGAACGGCGTCACTCTCTTTTCGGTGGCTTTGCATGAGATTGGTCACGCCCTCGGCCTCGATCACTACGATGCCGAGCCGGCGATCATGCATACATATGCATCGGCAAGCATTACGGACCTCCAGCAGTCCGACTTCGACGGCATCCATTACCTCTATGGCTTTCCCGCGATACCCTCCGATTTAACGCCAAACAACTTCTCGCTGCCATTCTCGACGCTCTATTCTGGTTTGACGATCTCGTTGAACGTTTCCGTCTCCAACGCGACCTCCGGGAATGCTGGCGGCTTTAACGCGGGCGTCTTCTTTTCCAGTGACTCAGTCGTCAACACGTCGGATTTCTACGCGAACCCGATTGCTTTCCCTAATGGCGTGGCCGGGAACGGAACCAACGGCGTTACTGTGAGCGTCAGCGTTCCGGCCGGCTTTGCAAACGGCACGCGTTATATCGGCCTCATCACTGACGTAGACAACGTGGTTGGCGAGTCCAACGAAAGCAACAACGTCGTCTCAAACGCATTCACGTATGTGTCGCTCATGACCGAGGGCTCGGACACCGTGACTTTACCGCTGACCGGCGTCTGGAACGCCTATGGTGGCGACGACAATGTCACCGGCACATCCGGCAACGACACAATTCGGGGCGACGGCGGCAACGACATGCTGAAAGGCGGCGCGGGCGGCGACACGCTCGACGGGGGCGCGGGCCTGGACACCGCCGCCTATGACAATCCCGGAGCGGGTGGCGCTCTCGTCGTCGATCTTGCCAATCCCGGCGCCAACAATGGCGATGCGTACGGCGACACCTACATATCCATCGAGAATGTTGTTGGCGCTCCGAATTGGCAGAACGTCATCCGCGGCGACAGCGGCGGCAATGAATTGGGCGGCGGATCTGACAATGATCAATTCGAAGGCCGAGGCGGCGGGGACACCTTCTGGGGCAGTCTCGGCGTCGATACGGTCTGGTACGCGAATCCGACCTCCGGTGGCGCGCTCGTGGTCGATTTCCTCAATCCTTCCGCAAATACGCAAGACGCAGCCGGTGATTTTTTCAATTCGATCGAGAACATTCGTGGCGCCGCCAAATGGCAGAACGTTCTGCGCGGCGACAACGGCAATAACGAGCTCTATGGAGGCTCGGACAATGACCACTTTGAGGGACGCGGCGGAGGTGATTTCTTCTCCGGCGGCTTGGGCGTCGACACCGTCTGGTATTCCAACCCGACGTCCGGGGGCCAACTCGTCGTTGATCTCGGCAACCCTTCGGTGAATACGCAGCAAGCCGCCGGCGACGTCTTCAATTCGATCGAGAATATCCGCGGCGCCGCTAATTGGCAAAACGTTCTGCGCGGCGACGGCGGTAACAACGAGCTTTACGGGGGATCAGGCGACGATCATTTCGAGGGACGCGGCGGCGGTGACTTCATTTTTGGCGGATCTGGAATTGACACCGTCTGGTACAACGTCCCCGTTTCGGGAGGCCCGTTGATCATCGATCTCGCGTACAGCAATCAGAACACGGGCGAGGCGGCTGGCGACACCTATGTCGGCATCGAGAACGTCGTCGGGAGCAGCGGCTGGGACCGGATCAGGGGTGACGGCGCCAACAACGTGCTGAACGGTCAAGGCGGAGGAGATGAACTCACGGGCCGCGGCGGCGCCGATTTCATGAATGGCGGCGCGGGCAACGATCTGTTCATCTACGAGTTCGTCACCGACGGCGGCGGTTCTGGCGACGGAATCGGAGATTTCGTTCGAGGGCAGGACCGGATCGCCATTTCCGCATCCAACTTCGGCGGAGGCCTTGTTGGCGGGGCTGGTCTCGCATCGTCACAGTTGCTGGTTGTCTCATCATTGGCGGCGACGCCCGGCCACGCCGCCGCCTTCATATTCGAGACGTCGACTTCGCATCTTTACTGGGATGGAATCGGAGCAGCTGGCGGCGCCTCGTCGGCTCTCGCGCTCGCCACAATCAATGGCGTCAACACGTTCGGCACGAGCGATTTTCTGCTGTTCTGA
- a CDS encoding nucleotide sugar dehydrogenase gives MKPDVAALKASFEQATATIGVIGLGYVGIPLALAAARRGFRVIGFDINAARVAELNRGESFMKHIDGALVKDVLASGRFEATADFTRLSEPDAILVAVPTPLTRFREPDLSYVEKTSDAIAATLRPGQLIVLESTTYPGTTDELVRPILERGGLKSGVDFFLAYSPEREDPGNPNFQTATIPKVVGGDGADALALADALYAQIVVKTVPVSSTRTAEAVKLTENIFRAVNIALVNELKVVYGAMGVDIWDVINAASTKPFGFMPFYPGPGLGGHCIPIDPFYLTWKAREYDIDTRFIELAGQINTRMPYLVVDRLAEALDRVRGRTLSGARILVLGIAYKKNVEDIRESPSIKLIELIEARGAQADYHDPFVAVIPLTREHAALAGRRSASIAGDAAAAYDAVLIATDHDAVDYAAIAAQAPLMVDTRNVCARLGIAAPHIVKA, from the coding sequence ATGAAGCCTGACGTCGCCGCGCTGAAAGCCTCGTTTGAACAGGCGACCGCGACCATCGGCGTCATCGGGCTTGGCTATGTCGGCATTCCCCTGGCGCTTGCCGCCGCGCGCAGGGGTTTTCGCGTGATCGGCTTCGACATCAACGCCGCGCGCGTCGCCGAGCTCAATCGCGGCGAAAGCTTCATGAAACATATCGACGGCGCGCTGGTGAAGGACGTGCTTGCCAGCGGCCGCTTCGAGGCGACAGCGGACTTCACGCGGCTCTCGGAGCCGGACGCGATCCTCGTCGCGGTGCCGACGCCGCTGACGCGTTTCCGTGAGCCTGATCTCTCCTATGTCGAGAAAACGAGCGACGCGATCGCGGCGACGCTGCGGCCGGGCCAGTTGATCGTGCTGGAATCCACGACCTATCCCGGCACCACCGACGAACTTGTGCGCCCGATCCTCGAGCGCGGTGGGTTGAAGAGCGGCGTCGATTTCTTCCTCGCCTATTCGCCGGAGCGCGAGGACCCCGGCAATCCGAATTTTCAGACCGCGACGATCCCGAAAGTCGTCGGCGGCGATGGCGCGGACGCGCTGGCGCTCGCGGACGCGCTCTACGCGCAGATCGTGGTGAAGACCGTGCCGGTGTCATCCACGCGCACGGCGGAAGCGGTGAAGCTCACCGAGAACATTTTCCGCGCCGTCAACATCGCGCTCGTGAATGAGTTGAAGGTCGTCTATGGCGCGATGGGCGTCGATATCTGGGATGTGATCAACGCCGCGAGCACGAAGCCCTTCGGCTTCATGCCCTTCTATCCCGGCCCCGGCCTTGGCGGGCACTGCATCCCGATCGATCCGTTCTACCTCACCTGGAAGGCGCGCGAATACGATATCGACACGCGCTTCATCGAGCTCGCGGGCCAGATCAACACGCGCATGCCCTATCTCGTGGTCGATCGCCTCGCCGAGGCGCTCGACCGCGTGCGCGGCCGAACCTTGAGCGGGGCGCGCATCCTCGTGCTCGGAATCGCCTACAAGAAGAATGTCGAGGACATCCGCGAAAGCCCGTCGATCAAGCTGATCGAACTGATCGAGGCGCGCGGCGCGCAAGCTGACTATCACGATCCCTTTGTCGCGGTGATCCCGCTAACGCGCGAGCATGCGGCGCTGGCCGGGCGCCGCTCGGCCTCCATCGCCGGCGACGCGGCTGCAGCCTATGACGCCGTGCTGATAGCGACCGACCATGACGCAGTCGACTACGCCGCCATCGCGGCCCAGGCGCCGCTGATGGTCGACACGCGCAATGTCTGCGCACGGCTCGGGATCGCCGCCCCCCACATCGTCAAGGCCTGA
- a CDS encoding ABC transporter permease encodes MAAVAERSVGEPGNLTAAGLLVPAALFVAVGLLVPIAILFRYSLNAFVPGKLMVDALTIENYVKFFTDPFYLAVLWRTIRVSVVCTAICLLFGFPLAYVVARTQSRFKNLLIMSIVLPLFVGNAVRSAGWMVAFGSKGFVNASLMGIGLISTPIEIMYTETAVVIGIIAVNLPFMVLTLQSVIEGIDRNVEEAAFSLGAPPMKMAARVLFPLAMPGIVAGVILTFILAMNAYATPVLLGGPKFQTMGPLVFSTFAGQNNWPFGGAVSFILMIATIILTVAASVAVQRRYR; translated from the coding sequence ATGGCTGCTGTCGCCGAACGCTCGGTCGGGGAACCGGGAAATCTCACCGCGGCGGGACTTCTCGTTCCCGCCGCGCTCTTTGTCGCGGTCGGGCTTCTCGTCCCGATCGCGATCCTGTTCCGCTACAGCCTGAACGCGTTCGTGCCGGGCAAATTGATGGTCGATGCGCTGACCATCGAGAACTACGTCAAATTCTTCACCGACCCCTTCTATCTCGCCGTTCTCTGGCGCACGATCCGCGTGTCGGTCGTATGTACGGCGATCTGTCTGCTGTTCGGCTTTCCCCTCGCCTATGTCGTGGCGCGCACGCAGTCGCGCTTCAAGAATCTGCTGATCATGTCGATCGTGCTGCCGCTCTTTGTCGGCAACGCCGTGCGCTCCGCCGGCTGGATGGTGGCGTTCGGATCGAAGGGGTTCGTCAACGCCTCGCTGATGGGGATCGGCCTCATCTCGACGCCGATCGAGATCATGTACACCGAGACCGCCGTAGTGATCGGCATCATCGCGGTCAATTTGCCCTTCATGGTGCTGACGCTGCAGAGCGTGATCGAGGGCATCGATCGCAATGTCGAGGAGGCCGCTTTCAGCCTCGGCGCGCCGCCGATGAAGATGGCGGCGCGTGTGCTCTTTCCGCTCGCCATGCCGGGCATTGTCGCCGGCGTCATCCTGACCTTCATCCTCGCCATGAACGCCTATGCGACGCCGGTGCTGCTTGGCGGGCCGAAATTCCAGACCATGGGGCCGCTCGTCTTCTCGACCTTCGCCGGGCAGAACAACTGGCCTTTCGGCGGCGCCGTGTCCTTCATCCTGATGATCGCGACGATCATCCTGACGGTGGCCGCGAGCGTCGCGGTGCAGCGGCGCTACCGCTGA
- a CDS encoding ABC transporter substrate-binding protein, whose translation MSRDEKKSFDRRDALKTLGATAGASLLPSAVITPARAQGAGRVVVGTWGGDYARLLTKNVEEPFLKPKGYEVVQDQASDAPRRAKMVAEKRLPRGTTDIQGLSAAQMFEMNEAGIAETIDYSKLKNAGSIIPLMKYPFGVGHILSGKVVVYNPSMIKPAPTSYKDAFDPKYGNKLGFIDIQYQYVMLAAGFAAAGDMTALEKGKELLLAAKKGGARLYPTNEAFAQGLKTEEIGIGLMWKARAVQWQNAGINCDSIAPSEGIMAYISGFMIPKNAPNKAGAYAYMDAMLEKGAQENFAVDMGYAPTVTNAAVAADLMKRIGFTDEEQKRMKDLDYDFLAKNDAAMKEWWDKVFKA comes from the coding sequence ATGTCTCGGGACGAGAAGAAATCATTTGATCGGCGCGATGCGCTGAAGACTCTCGGCGCCACAGCCGGCGCGTCGCTGTTGCCGTCGGCGGTGATCACGCCTGCGCGCGCGCAGGGCGCAGGCCGCGTCGTCGTCGGCACATGGGGCGGCGACTATGCCCGCCTGCTGACCAAGAATGTCGAGGAGCCGTTCCTCAAACCGAAGGGCTACGAGGTGGTGCAGGATCAGGCGTCGGACGCGCCGCGCCGCGCCAAGATGGTGGCGGAGAAGCGCCTGCCGCGCGGCACGACCGATATTCAGGGCCTGTCCGCCGCGCAGATGTTCGAGATGAACGAAGCCGGGATCGCCGAGACGATCGATTATTCCAAGCTCAAGAACGCCGGCAGCATCATCCCGCTGATGAAATATCCCTTCGGCGTCGGCCATATCCTGTCGGGCAAGGTGGTCGTCTACAATCCCTCGATGATCAAGCCGGCGCCGACCTCCTACAAGGACGCGTTCGATCCGAAATACGGAAACAAGCTCGGCTTCATCGACATCCAGTATCAGTATGTGATGCTCGCCGCGGGCTTCGCCGCAGCCGGCGACATGACGGCGCTGGAGAAGGGCAAGGAGCTGCTGCTCGCCGCGAAGAAAGGCGGCGCGCGTCTCTATCCCACCAACGAAGCCTTCGCGCAGGGCCTCAAGACCGAGGAGATCGGCATCGGCCTGATGTGGAAGGCGCGCGCGGTGCAGTGGCAGAACGCCGGCATCAATTGCGACTCGATCGCGCCGTCCGAAGGCATCATGGCCTATATCTCCGGCTTCATGATTCCGAAGAATGCGCCGAACAAGGCCGGCGCCTACGCCTATATGGATGCGATGCTTGAAAAGGGCGCGCAGGAGAATTTCGCTGTCGATATGGGCTACGCGCCAACCGTCACCAACGCGGCTGTCGCGGCCGATCTCATGAAGCGCATCGGCTTCACCGATGAAGAACAGAAGCGCATGAAGGATCTCGACTACGATTTCCTCGCCAAGAACGACGCGGCGATGAAGGAGTGGTGGGACAAGGTGTTCAAGGCCTGA
- a CDS encoding ABC transporter ATP-binding protein, with amino-acid sequence MASLSLSNLTKRYGDHAVVNSVSLDVADGEFLVLLGPSGCGKTTTLRMVAGFVPPSGGTITLGARDVTNLPPWKRNAGLVFQNYALFPHLTVAQNVAFGLEMRKVAAADIAPRVAEALRLVRLAGFGERYPRQLSGGQQQRVALARALVIRPDVLLLDEPLSNLDAKLRLDVRVEIRALQRELGLTTIMVTHDQEEALTMADRLVVMSDGVVKQVGRQADLYERPSNRFVADFVGRSTMIEGEMESSGRFRTRGGLALRCAEGPAGPATLALRPERLTIGPAAASLDNAIEGAVTFVSYLGAMLDVHVKLNERDHVIVQTPNRRDSAPPEIGERVMVGWPADAGMIFAESNV; translated from the coding sequence ATGGCGTCGCTCTCGCTTTCAAATCTGACCAAGCGCTATGGCGATCACGCCGTGGTCAATTCGGTGTCGCTCGATGTCGCCGACGGCGAATTTCTCGTGCTGCTCGGGCCGTCCGGCTGCGGCAAGACAACGACGCTGCGCATGGTCGCCGGATTTGTTCCCCCAAGCGGAGGGACGATCACGCTCGGCGCGCGCGACGTCACCAATCTTCCGCCGTGGAAGCGCAACGCCGGCCTCGTCTTCCAGAACTATGCGCTCTTCCCTCACCTCACCGTGGCGCAGAATGTCGCGTTCGGATTGGAGATGCGGAAGGTCGCCGCCGCCGACATCGCGCCGCGCGTCGCCGAGGCGTTGCGCCTCGTCAGGCTCGCGGGCTTCGGCGAACGCTATCCGCGCCAGCTCTCCGGCGGCCAGCAGCAACGCGTGGCGCTCGCGCGCGCGCTCGTCATCAGGCCGGACGTGCTACTGCTCGACGAGCCCCTGTCGAATCTCGACGCCAAGCTGCGCCTCGACGTGCGCGTCGAAATCCGCGCCTTGCAGCGCGAACTTGGCCTGACGACGATCATGGTCACGCACGATCAGGAAGAAGCGCTGACCATGGCCGACCGACTTGTCGTGATGTCGGATGGTGTGGTGAAGCAGGTGGGACGGCAGGCCGACCTCTATGAACGGCCGTCCAATCGCTTCGTCGCCGATTTCGTCGGCCGTTCGACCATGATCGAGGGCGAGATGGAGTCGTCCGGCCGGTTCCGCACGCGCGGCGGCCTCGCGCTGCGCTGCGCCGAAGGCCCGGCCGGCCCCGCGACTTTGGCGCTCAGACCCGAACGGCTCACCATCGGCCCGGCTGCCGCCAGCCTTGACAACGCGATCGAAGGGGCGGTCACCTTCGTTTCCTATCTCGGCGCGATGCTCGACGTGCATGTGAAGCTCAACGAGCGGGACCATGTCATCGTGCAGACGCCGAACCGGCGCGACAGCGCGCCGCCTGAAATCGGCGAACGCGTCATGGTGGGATGGCCGGCGGACGCCGGCATGATCTTCGCAGAAAGCAACGTCTGA
- a CDS encoding ABC transporter permease, protein MTPSSDSRALGRFALNGIAALTLAFISLPLFFVTWLAFFRQEIPSFPPEGYTLKWFGAIAGNSNFTSGFVTSLEVGVAATLLGLALGVPASLILARREFLGRAALNQLLLLPLIVPGVVMGTSLYVFHIEVEIATELPILGSIAGLIAGHTLVVIPWTARLVTASLAGADRAVEEAAQSLGADRLTTFFRVTLPTIRPGVVAAALFGFVMSFGNLEMSLFLVGPGRITLPIAILQYLEWKIDPTVAAVSVLQIALIGVAMIVTDRYVKLSRVV, encoded by the coding sequence ATGACTCCCTCCAGCGACTCCCGCGCGCTCGGCCGCTTCGCGCTGAACGGCATAGCTGCGCTGACGCTCGCCTTCATCTCGCTGCCGCTGTTCTTCGTGACGTGGCTCGCCTTCTTCCGGCAGGAAATCCCCTCATTTCCGCCCGAGGGCTACACGCTGAAATGGTTCGGCGCGATCGCCGGCAATAGCAACTTCACCTCGGGCTTCGTCACCAGTCTCGAAGTGGGTGTGGCCGCAACTTTGCTCGGCCTCGCGCTCGGCGTGCCCGCAAGCCTCATCCTCGCGCGCCGCGAATTCCTCGGCCGCGCGGCGCTCAATCAGCTTCTGCTGCTGCCGCTCATCGTGCCCGGCGTGGTGATGGGAACATCGCTCTATGTCTTCCACATCGAGGTCGAGATCGCGACGGAGCTGCCGATCCTCGGCTCGATCGCCGGCCTCATCGCCGGCCATACGCTCGTCGTCATTCCCTGGACAGCGCGCCTTGTAACCGCGAGCCTTGCAGGCGCCGATCGCGCCGTCGAGGAAGCGGCGCAGAGTCTCGGGGCCGATCGTTTGACGACCTTCTTTCGCGTCACGCTGCCGACGATCCGGCCCGGTGTGGTCGCGGCGGCTCTGTTCGGATTCGTGATGTCGTTCGGCAATCTCGAAATGAGCCTGTTCCTCGTCGGTCCCGGACGCATCACGCTGCCGATCGCGATCCTTCAATATCTGGAATGGAAGATCGATCCGACCGTCGCCGCCGTCTCGGTGCTCCAGATCGCGCTGATCGGCGTGGCGATGATTGTCACCGATCGATACGTCAAACTCTCGCGCGTGGTGTAA